From a region of the Helianthus annuus cultivar XRQ/B chromosome 5, HanXRQr2.0-SUNRISE, whole genome shotgun sequence genome:
- the LOC118492099 gene encoding uncharacterized protein LOC118492099, whose amino-acid sequence MVKKETPAATSSKPLPAPKANPRTRASTAKKRKGSEISAPGSEGFSYDELSFSDSLEPMTSFLNKGLQHLLHLYNDACGTVALHEARIKQLESTVADQGAIAEAKSRHYESLMKKVTQEAELKLATAEMDHEQAMVSFREGIKAFAIVSLLQARIKMAYEAKETGLVCPAWPADSWVAKLKELGGKAVPLPTEAGESS is encoded by the exons atggtcaagaaagagacacctgctgctaccagctccaagccactgcCGGCCCCCAAGGCTAACCCTAGGACCCGTGCTTCCACAGCAAAGAAGAGGAAGGGCTCTGAAATCAGTGCCCCAGGCTCCGAGGGGTTCTCCTATGATGAACTCAGCTTCTCCGACTCCTTAGAGCCCatgacatccttcctcaacaag GGCCttcagcatctgctccacctgtaCAACGATGCCTGCGGTACTGTTGCACTCCACGAAGCCAGGATCAAACAGCTCGAAAGCACAGTTGCTGACCAAGGCGCCATCGCTGAAGCAAAGTCCCGGCATTACGAGAGCTTAATGAAGAAAGTTACCCAAGAGGCTGAGCTCAAACTTGCCACCGCAGAAATGGATCACGAGCAGGCCATGGTTTCTTTCCGAGAAGGGATTAAGGCCTTCGCCATCGTCTCCTTGCTACAAGCCCGCATTAAGATGgcctatgaggccaaggagacaggcctcgtGTGCCCAGCTTGGCCGGCGGACTCTTGGGTGGCCAAACTGAAGGAGCTTGGAGGGAAAGCTGTGCCACTCCCTACAGAAGCCGGTGAATCCTCCtag